From Gloeocapsa sp. DLM2.Bin57, one genomic window encodes:
- a CDS encoding DUF2092 domain-containing protein — protein MVRLCLNFYNKIRLSLHYTIFYKNQTLENLDMKKTQWLWIGLIIPILIVLTNLPVKSENIIDTNATQILQSMSSYLGETQAFTVNTDINLEIVTANNQKLQFNSFGTIALARPDKFHIRRQGVVADIDFFFDGETLTLQGNRSNVYAQLNVSGTIDDAIRAFELETGIPAPGADLLFNDVYSILSEGVENSVYLGTAYVNGIECHHLAFREADVDWQLWVQVGDTPLPMKYVITNKWVTAAPQYTISLRDWNTNPELDAQQFIFVAPEGFEPLETIPTDELEEFQSTQEER, from the coding sequence ATGGTCCGTCTCTGTCTAAATTTTTATAACAAAATCAGATTATCGTTACACTATACGATATTCTACAAAAATCAAACTCTAGAAAATTTAGACATGAAAAAAACTCAATGGCTGTGGATAGGATTAATTATCCCTATTCTCATAGTCTTGACTAACCTTCCAGTTAAAAGCGAGAACATTATTGACACTAATGCTACCCAAATTTTACAATCAATGTCCTCCTATCTTGGGGAAACACAAGCTTTCACTGTCAATACTGATATCAACTTAGAAATCGTTACTGCAAATAATCAAAAGTTACAATTTAATAGCTTTGGTACAATTGCCTTAGCAAGACCAGATAAATTTCATATTCGTCGTCAAGGAGTAGTTGCCGATATTGATTTCTTTTTTGATGGAGAAACTCTCACACTCCAAGGTAATAGGAGTAATGTTTACGCTCAGTTAAACGTCTCAGGAACTATTGATGATGCTATTCGAGCTTTTGAACTAGAGACTGGTATTCCCGCACCTGGAGCTGATTTATTGTTTAATGATGTTTACTCTATCCTGTCTGAAGGAGTAGAAAACAGCGTCTATCTGGGTACAGCTTATGTCAATGGGATAGAGTGTCACCATTTAGCCTTTAGAGAAGCAGACGTTGACTGGCAATTATGGGTTCAAGTAGGAGATACACCCTTACCCATGAAATACGTTATTACCAATAAATGGGTTACAGCAGCTCCACAATATACAATCAGTTTACGAGACTGGAATACTAATCCAGAATTAGATGCTCAGCAATTCATATTTGTTGCTCCCGAAGGATTTGAGCCTTTAGAAACTATCCCAACCGACGAATTAGAAGAATTTCAATCTACACAAGAGGAAAGATAA